GGCGGTTTCGAGCGCGGCACCCGTTCCCTGCGGGACCGTTTCGACGCTCACCCCGTACCGGTCCTCGAACGACGCGTTCACCTCGTCGAGCAGACCCGTGTCGTAGGTGCTCGTGGTCGTCGTGAGCGTGATGCTCTCGCCGTTGATCGCGGGTCCGTCGTCGTCTTCGCCGCCGTCATTCATGGCCGTACAGCCGGCGAGTCCGGCAGCGACACCGCTCCCGGCTAACGCGAGGAACTCGCGTCGTTGTATCGTCATAGATACCACGATCCACCGAACCGGCAAATAGTTTTGGGACGACGAGTAACCGAATGCAGTTTCGCCTCGAGCGTTCTCCGCATCCGTCGGTTCTCGAGCGGCGTTTCCAGAAGAGTTTCTACAGGCGATAACCGGATCACGTTACGGATCGGGAGAGACGATCCGGGATCCCTGCGGAGATCGGCGACGTCGCGGTACCGACCGTTCGCGCCCGGACGCGCTCGGTGCCGCCCGGTCCGCGAAGCCAAACATACGTAGCGATCCGCGTCTAACGTAGCGAGCGTCGGGAGCCTCGGTTCTCGACGCGCCGCGATCCGCACGATACGCATGACACCAGACACGGAACCGGCGCCGGGAGTGCGCGCGTTGCTCGGCGAGCCCCGATTCGAACTGCTCCCCCTCGAGGGGTTCGAGGAGCAACTGCGACGGCTGCCCGACGGCGCGACGGTCGCGATCACCACGTCGCCGTCGCTGGGACTCGAGGCGACGATCGACCGCGCCGAGACCGCGGCCGCGCGCGGCTACGCGGTCGTTCCTCACGTCGCGGCCCGCTACGTCCGCGACGAGGCCCACCTCGAGGGGATCGCCGCTCGCCTCACCGACACCGGAGTTACCGATATTTTCGTGCCGGGCGGCGACCGCGACGAGCCGATCGGCGCGTTCGACTCGTCGCACGCGCTGCTCTCGGCGCTCGCGGACCTCGAGTACGGGTTCGAGGAGGTGGGTATCACCGGCTATCCCGAGGGCCACCCCGTCATCGACGACGAGACCCTCGCCGACTCGCTGGCGCGAAAGGCGCCGTACGCGACCTACGTCGTAACGCAGCTCTGTTACGACCACGAGACCGTCCTCGAGTGGATCGCCGACCTTCGAGCGCGCGGGATCGAGCTTCCCGTCGAGATCGGGATTCCAGGCGTATTGGACTCGCGTCGCCTGCTGGACGTCTCCCGGCGAATCGGCGTCGGCGAGTCGATCAGCTTCCTCCGGAAAACCGAGGGGATCGTGGGGCTCCTCCGCCGCCTCGTCGGTGCGCGCGGAACCTACGCCCCCGACGAACTGATCGACGGCCTCGCGCCGGCCGCGACCGATCCCGCGTACGGCGTTCGCGGCGTCCACATCTACACGTTCAACCAGGTCGCAGCCCTCGAGTCGTGGCGACGCGACAGGCTAGCCCGAGACCGATGAGTTGTTTGCGCTCACCGCCCTCCGTTCGACCGATGCACGTCCGGACGGCGACGCCCGACGACGCGCTCGAGGTCCGACGGATCCTCGACGGCGCGATGCTCGACCCCGGCGACGTCGAGACGCGGATCGGCGACGGCGACGTCTTCGTCGCCGGGGACCGCCGCGGCAGAAGCGGGGGTGCCGAGGGAACGGCGGAGCGGATTCTCGGCGCGCTCGTCCTCGAGCCCCGCGAGCGCGGCGCGCACGTCTCGGCGGTCGGCGTCCGGCGTCGCCACCGGGGGCGCGGTATCGGGCGAGCGCTGGTCGAACGCGCGCTCGAGCGAGAGCGGCGGCTCACGGCGCGGTTCGACGACGGCGTCCGCCCG
This DNA window, taken from Natronococcus sp. CG52, encodes the following:
- a CDS encoding GNAT family N-acetyltransferase; the protein is MHVRTATPDDALEVRRILDGAMLDPGDVETRIGDGDVFVAGDRRGRSGGAEGTAERILGALVLEPRERGAHVSAVGVRRRHRGRGIGRALVERALERERRLTARFDDGVRPFYETLGFAIEPIDDRRHRGVAVASEEP
- a CDS encoding methylenetetrahydrofolate reductase; amino-acid sequence: MTPDTEPAPGVRALLGEPRFELLPLEGFEEQLRRLPDGATVAITTSPSLGLEATIDRAETAAARGYAVVPHVAARYVRDEAHLEGIAARLTDTGVTDIFVPGGDRDEPIGAFDSSHALLSALADLEYGFEEVGITGYPEGHPVIDDETLADSLARKAPYATYVVTQLCYDHETVLEWIADLRARGIELPVEIGIPGVLDSRRLLDVSRRIGVGESISFLRKTEGIVGLLRRLVGARGTYAPDELIDGLAPAATDPAYGVRGVHIYTFNQVAALESWRRDRLARDR